GTCCGTTCTGCCGGTCAGGGTCAGGGTCTGCTCCACGTCTCCGCGGGCCAGAAACGGGATCAAAAGATCCAGCGCCCCGCGTGAGTAGGAGATGTACGTCGCGAAGGCTACTAGTAGCAGCAGCCCGGCCTGGAAGGCCCGTTCGTGGGCCCGCGCCCGGTAGAGCAGATAGACGAGGCCGAAGGCGAGCATCGCCCACAGCATGGGACCCCGGGTCTTGAGGATCAGTATGGGCGCGACGAGGAAGAGGATCCAGAGCCAGTCCCGAGGCCGCCACCTCGTGAGCCCCATAACGGCGCCCATCACGAGCACGAGCACGGCGGAGAGCACCGGCCGGGAAATGTACTTGGTGAAGTCTCCAGCGACGATCAGACGCTGGCTCGGATCGAGCGGGTTGTACGTCCCCAGATGCAAAGGTAGGGGCAGTATGATCACGAGAGCCGAGAGCATGCCCGCCAGAAAGATGTGCTTGAGCAGTAGTCTGGCTCCATCCGGCCTCGCACCGTAGAATCCGGCCCCGAAGCCCAGGCTACCGAGAGAGACCAGGGCAAAGGCCACGAGACCCCGGGTGCTAAGAGGCTCGTAGGTGGTCCAGAAGAGCGTGGAGTATCCCCAGCCCAGATATACCACCCACAGCCCCAGAGCCCAGCGGAAGGCCCCCTCGAACTTCATCATCGCCGCCGGTAGGAACAGCATCCCGAGCATGCCGAAGGAGGCTACCATCACCTGGTTCTGCAGCGAACCGGAGGCGGCTGACTGGACCGCCTGGTCCCCGACCTCCCGTTCGGCGACCTCCAGCATTGGTATGACCATGATCACCCAGAACAAGAGTAGGTATGCTCCGACCAGCCTTCCGACCCAGACGTGGCTGGCGAACCCTTGTAGCGCACCGCCGGTAAGCCCAACGGTCCAATCCCCCTCCGTCTTCATCCTGCTGTCGCGCACCATGAGCCACAAGCCGAGCGCGAAGACCGTGCCGGTGACCAGGAGGGCGAGCAGCGGCGCGTACACGAACCCGGCGCCGCCTGCCACGGCGAGTATCATGACCAGCGCCCACACTCTCGCCGAAAGATGGCCGGGCGCGTTACCGGAGATACGCACGCTCTACCGGGGATACGCCGGGGTCGGGAGACATCTCACTTGTAAGCCTGCTTGCCGTAGTATCCGGCGGTGGAGCCGCCGACGTTGCTCATAACGGTGCCGAACACCTTCGCCCCGACGGCCTCCAGGCTGCGCCTGCTCTGGCGTAGGGCCGCCTTGCGGGTCTTCTGAGCGTCGAGCACTAGCAGTACGCCGTCGCCCTGACTGGCGAGGATTGAGGGGTCGGAGACCAGCCCGACCGGGGGAGCGTCGAGCAGCACGTAGTCGAACTCCCGGCGTATTGCAGAGAGAAACTCCGAGAACCGTTTGGAGCCCAGAAGCTCCGTCGGGTTCGGCGGTATAGGGCCGGAGGTTATTACCCGCAGGTTCTCGACCGGCTCCCGCCAGACGCCGGCGGGCTCCCGGCCGCCGGCGACCACGTCTACCAGGCCCCGCATGTTGCGCAGGCCGAAGATCTGGTGTAGAGAGGGCCGCCTAAGGTCGCAGTCCAGGATCAGGGTGCTCCTCTCTGCCTGCGCGAGCACGACCCCGAGGTTCGCGCAGACCGTGCTCTTGCCCTCCTGGGGATTGGCGCTGGTTAGCACTATCACCTCTGGGGGCTCGTCCACGAGGGCGTAGATCAGGTTCGTACGCAGGGTTCGGTACGCCTCGGCGGCGACGCCTTCCGGGTCGAGGAAGGTCACGAGACCGTCGGATACGCCGCTGCCGGAGGTCTGTTGCTGTTGGTCCTGGGGATCTTCCTGGGGGCGTTGGAAGTCTTCACTCATGAGCCGGACCTCTTAGATACCTTGGACGTCTTCCTGCCGGACGAGGCGCCGAATTCGGGGATAATGCCGAAGGTGGGCACGCCGGAGATTTCCTCTACCTCCTCCGCGGAGCGCCAGCTGTCGTCCATGAACTCCAGCAATATAGCGAGTCCCACCCCGAACATCAGCCCGAGACCCAGGGCGAGCAGTCCATTCAGTATAGGGGTCGGGCTCGCCGGGGAGGTTGGCTGCACCGCAGGCTCC
Above is a genomic segment from Rubrobacter aplysinae containing:
- a CDS encoding O-antigen ligase family protein, which produces MILAVAGGAGFVYAPLLALLVTGTVFALGLWLMVRDSRMKTEGDWTVGLTGGALQGFASHVWVGRLVGAYLLLFWVIMVIPMLEVAEREVGDQAVQSAASGSLQNQVMVASFGMLGMLFLPAAMMKFEGAFRWALGLWVVYLGWGYSTLFWTTYEPLSTRGLVAFALVSLGSLGFGAGFYGARPDGARLLLKHIFLAGMLSALVIILPLPLHLGTYNPLDPSQRLIVAGDFTKYISRPVLSAVLVLVMGAVMGLTRWRPRDWLWILFLVAPILILKTRGPMLWAMLAFGLVYLLYRARAHERAFQAGLLLLVAFATYISYSRGALDLLIPFLARGDVEQTLTLTGRTDLWAALIPEFLERPFLGHGFAAFWNPVNLQIMEGAAGFPVVSAHNGFLEEFLSTGVIGFLLFMAFWIYVMLLATNRGRRGEPLGWMLLLFMVFYLFLNVSTSLMQNYMEIPFIIVFALLGLMASRSAASPPAEPGDEEAGPETPEDPSREPASRHPAVR
- a CDS encoding CpsD/CapB family tyrosine-protein kinase produces the protein MSEDFQRPQEDPQDQQQQTSGSGVSDGLVTFLDPEGVAAEAYRTLRTNLIYALVDEPPEVIVLTSANPQEGKSTVCANLGVVLAQAERSTLILDCDLRRPSLHQIFGLRNMRGLVDVVAGGREPAGVWREPVENLRVITSGPIPPNPTELLGSKRFSEFLSAIRREFDYVLLDAPPVGLVSDPSILASQGDGVLLVLDAQKTRKAALRQSRRSLEAVGAKVFGTVMSNVGGSTAGYYGKQAYK